In the Azospirillum humicireducens genome, ACCGGCCAGACGGCCGGCGATGTCGCGGACGATCCCGGTCGATTCGGCGCGGATGTTGGCCAGAGCCTGATCCTTGGCCTCGGCGATGGACGCCTCGGCGTTGCGCAGACGCTCCGCGATGTCGGCGTTCAACTGGGCCTGACGGGCCTGGTTGTTCGCCTCGATGTCGGCGCTGGCCTGGGCGATGACGCCCTGGGCCTCGGCGCGGGCGCCGGCGAGGGACTTCTCGACCTGGGCCAGGATGGCTTCGGCCTCTTCCTTCAGCTGGGCGGCCTTGGCGAGATCGCGCGAGATGCGTTCCTGCCGCGCTTCCAGAACCTCGGCCACGCGCGGAAGCGCCTTCTTGGACATGAGGTAGTAGAGAACGCCGAAGGTCAGAGCCAGCCAGAAGATCTGGGTCGGGAAATTGGCGGGATTGAGCTGCGGCAGGCCGCCGGAAGCGTGCTCGCCGCCGTGCGCCGCGTCCGGAGCGTGCTCCGCCGCGGCCGCCAGGACGGTGCCGGCCATCGTGGTGAGGGTGGCGAGCGAGGCGCCCGCCACTCCCGACCAGCGGGCCAGCCGGCCTTTGGCCAACAGGTTCGGCATGATCGGTCCCCCTAGGCAAAGGAGCGGCGCCGAAACTTCCCGAAGAAGCCCGGCGCCGCGTCAGAGCTGTTTTTTTAAAAGCCGCTCTGGCCTTAGGCGAACAGGATCAGGAAGGCGATCAGCAGCGCGAACAGCGCGACGGCTTCCGTCAGCGCGAAGCCCAGAATGCCGATCGGGAAGACCTTCGGCTGGACGGCCGGGTTACGGGCGATCGAGCCGATCAGGGTCGAGAAGATGTTGCCGATACCCAGGCCGACACCGGCGAGGGCGATGACAGCCAGACCGGCACCGATGAACTTGGCGGCTTGAGGATCCATTGTACTCTCTTCCTCTAGGTAAGGGTGAACTTGTTGGAACTTGAGGTGGACAGGAGGTCCGGCCTTTCGCCGGGAGCCGCTCAGTGCAGCTCCAGAGCGTCGCGGATGTACAGGCAGGTCAGGATCGAGAAGACGTAGGCTTGCAGGAAAGCCACCAGGAACTCGAAGCCGGTCAGGGCGACGTTGATCGCCAGCGGGACGAGGCCGGTGACGAAGCCCAGCGCGCCGAGACCGCTGATCATCATGACCGTGAAGCCGGCGAAGACCTTCAGCATCGTGTGACCGGCCATCATGTTGGCGAACAGTCGGATCGAGAGGCTGACGGGGCGCATCACGTAGGAGATCACCTCGATCGGGATGAGGATCGGGGCGAGCGCGATCGGAGCGCCGTGCGGCATGAAGAAAGAGAAGAAGTGCAGGCCGTGCTTCAGCAGGGCCAGAACCGTCACGAACACGAACACCGTGGCCGCCAGGGCGAAGGTCACGATGATGTGGCTGGTGAAGGTGAAGGTGTAGGGGATCATGCCGATCATGTTGGCGAACAGCACGAACATGAAGATCGAGAACACGAACGGGAAGTAGGGCTTGGCGTCGTGGCCGGCGTTGTCGCGCACCAGGTTCGCGACGAACTCGTAGAACATCTCGGCCAGCGACTGCAGGCGGCCGGGAACCATCGACTTGTTCGCCATGCCCATGACCAGCAGGGCGTAGATCGCCGCCACGGCCACGACCATGAAGAAGGCCGAGTTCGTGAAGGAGACGTCGTAGCCGCCGAGCACGATCTGGAACAACGGGTTGATTTGGAACTGGTGCAGCGGATCCAAGGTCGTCCTCGCTCAGTGTGCGTCGCCGTCTTGGCGCTCGTTGTCGTCCCCAGTGGGCCGGCGGTAGCCGGCGGCGATGCCGAAGCCGGTGACGGCCCGGTAGACGTTCAGGACTCCCGCCGCGGCCCCCAGGAAGAACATGACGATCAGTCCCCAGGGCGCGGTGCCGAGCCAGCGATCGAGCAGAAGCCCGCCGCCGACGCCGACGATCATGGCTGCGACAAGCTCTGTCCCGATGCGCCAGGCGGTGGCGAGGGGCCCCTGGGGCGGACGGTGGTATTTGCTACCGGGTCCGCCCGACCAGCCGCGTTGTCCCTCACGCGCCTTCCGCAACCGGGCTTCGAGGTCGTCCAAAGGATCGGGGGGCGTTCTGTTGTCCATTCCGCCTCTCAATCGCCCTTGGCACTCGTTGGCTCGCAGCCATGCGAAAGCGGCGAGACCATACGGGTGGGGCGTTACCCTGTCAAGTCGCAAAACCTGCGGTGTAAACCATTGAAAAGATTGAGAAAGACAGGAAATGTCGCGGAATTTGCCGCGCTGCGGCGCGTTGTCCCGCTCCAGCATGCGAAAAAACCCGGTGGTATGACCGCTTTTCCGGGGTTTTCGGGGGCTTTTCACCCCCTATGCGCAGGTTACCCGGCGATCCGCCCGGACAGGTCCTGCACGATCTTGTCGGCCGCGGTGCCGCCGGGATACACGCCGACGAACTTTCCGTCCGGCCCCATCAGATAGATGAAGCTGGAATGGTCCATCAGGTAATCCTCGGGCTTGCCATCCTTCTGCGGCGCCTTGGCGTAATAAACGCGGTAGGCGCGGGCGGCCTCGCGCACCTGCTCCGCCGTGCCGGTCAGCCCGACCAGCCGGGGGTGGAACAGCCCCACATAGTCATTCATGTGCGCCACAGTGTCGCGGTCGGGATCGACCGTGATGAAGACCGGCTGAACCCGCTCGGCCTTCGGTCCCAACTGGTCCAGCGCCTGGGTCATCACCCCCAGTTCGGTCGGGCAGACGTCCGGACAGTAGGTGTAGCCGAAATAGATCAGCATGTATTTGCCGCGGAAATCGGCGTCCGTGACGCTGCGGCCGCGATTGTCGGTCAGCGTGAAGGGCCCGCCGATCGGCACGGCGGTCTTCGCTCCGCTTTCCACGGTGGTTGCGGCGTTGCGCACCTGCCACCAGGCGATGCCGGCGGACACGGCAATGGCGAGGACGGACGCGGCGGCGATGCGGATGAGTCGTGCCTTCATGATGCGAAAGGAATGGGGCCGCCGGCCACCCAGGTCAAGAGGCAGGGTGGCGCCAGTCCGTAGGCCATATGCCCCTCACGCCGCCCGTCTGGTCGCGGACGGCTCCGCTGTGCCGCCGGCCATTCGGCGGGTTGCGGCCAGATGCTCTCCGATGCGCTTGTCGGCTTGCTGGATGTGTTCGAACAGCCATTCGCGGGTCAGCGCCAGCAGCTCGTCGGCCACGGAGTCGCCGGCATCCAGGCGGCGGCGCAGATCGCCGGCGCGGGTGCGCAGCGCCTCGTGCTGGGCCTTGTGGGCCTTGGCGTCGGGAAAGCCGCACTGGTCCATCAGCCGCTCCTCCTGCTCGAAATGCAGGTCGGTGTAGGCCAGCAGCCTGCCGACCGCCTCGCCCAGGGGGCGCCGGCCGCCGGGGGAGTCCTTTGCGCGCCGGGCCAGGGTGGCCGCCTCGTTCATCAATGCGATCAGGATCATGTGGTCGGTGTCGATACCCTCCTCCCCGACCGTCAGGCTGTCCGTCCAGGGCATGAAGGTCTCCGACCCCTCCGCCGGAGTGTCATGCAGAGCGGCGAGCGGCGCCGCGTTGATCGCCTCGACATTGACCAGGAAGGCGTCGACCATCCCGCGCAGTCCCTCCGCCTGCCGCGACAATCCGCCGGCGGCGTCCAGCAGCGCGCCGGCCGAGCGTTCTGTATCCAGCGCCGCGTCCGACACGGCGTCGATGCTGGTGGATACCTGCCGGGTGCCCTCCGCCGCCTCTCCGGCGCTGCGGGCGATCTCGCCGGTCGCCGCCCCCTGCTGCTGCACGGCGGCGGCGATGGTGGTGCCGATCTCGTCGCTGCGGGCGACGATGGTGCCGATCTCACGGATCGCGGCGACGGCGGCCCGTGTTGCGTCCTGCACCTCGGCGATGTGACGGGCGATCTCTTCGGTGGCCTTGGCGGTCTGGTTGGCGAGCGTCTTCACCTCTCCGGCCACCACGGCGAATCCCTTGCCCATCTCGCCGGCGCGTGCCGCCTCGATGGTGGCGTTCAGCGCCAGCAGATTGGTCTGGCCGGCGATTCCGGCGATCAGGTCGGCCACCTCGCCGATCTTCTGGGCGGCATGGCCCAGCCCGTCGATCCGCTCGCCGGCCTTGTGCGAGGCCTCCACAGCCTGGGTCGAGATGGCCGACGAGGTCACCACCTGCTGACCGATCGCGGCGATGGACCCGGTCAGCTGCTCCGCCGCCGAAGCAACCGTCTGCACGCTGCTCGACGCCTGTTGCGAGGCACCGGCGACGGAGGTCGCCTCGCGTCGGTTGCGGTCGGCGGTGGCCGACAGGGCGCGGGCGGTGGTCTCCAACGTGCCGACGGCGGTGCCGACGCTGCGGATGGTTTCCGCGATGGTGGCGTCGAAACGGTCGGTCAGCCGTTTCAACGCCTGGGTGCGCTGGCCGCTGACGCGATGTTCGATCTTCTGCCGGTCCCAATGGCGGGCGAGGTCGATCTGCTGGACACGGAAGACCTCGACGGTGCGGGCCATGGCGCCGATCTCGTCGCCGCGTCCGAGGCCCGGCACGGCGACCGCACTGTTGCCGCCGGCCAAATCCTGCATCACCCGGCCCAAGCCGGCGAGCGGCCGGACGATGGCCCGGCTGACCAGCAGGGCCAGCAGCCCGGCGGCCAGCGTGATCAGCAGGCCGGTGCCGGCCAACCGCCACGCGGCCAGACGGAAGGCCTCGTCGACGTCGTCGATGTAGATGCCCGACCCGACCAGCCAGCCCCACGGAGCGAAGCCCTTCACGTAGGACAGCTTCGCCACCGGCTCCGCCGATCCGGGCTTCGGCCAGAGGTAATCGACGAATCCGGCGCCGTCCGCCTTCACCACGCGCACGAATTCCTGGAACAGCAGCTTGCCGTTGGGGTCGGCGTTGCGCGACACGTCGGTGCCGTCCAGCTCCGGCTTGATCGGGTGCATGACCATGCGCGGGCTGAGGTCGGTGACGAAGAAATACTCGTCTCCGTCATGGCGCAGGTCCTTCAGCGCCGCCTTCGCGCCGGCCTGCGCCTCGGCACGGGAGAGGGCGCCTGCCCGTTCGCGTGCCTCGAAATGGGTGATCAGGCTGTGGGCGATCTCCACCACATTGCGGGTCTTGTCGCGGCGGTCGGCCATCATCTCGGCACGCAGTCCCAACAGGCTGACCGCCGCGATCAGGACGAGCCCGACACCGGCCGCCGCCAGGATCAATGCGATCTTGCCCCGGATGCTGAAGCGTTCGAACACGGCAACGGTCACGGCAGGGGTCCCCTTCGGCTATGCCCTTAAAATTCTGGGGACATTTGCCGGAGCGGAGGTCGTCGTCAAGCTGAATTGTTCGTATAGCCTACGCTTTGTTCAACGAAATGTCATAAATGCAACCATAACAGGGTGTGAGGGGCGAAGCCGTGGGTGAGCGGGGCCGGGAGGCGCCGTATCGGCGCCTCCATCGCAACCTTACGGAGAATGGCTATGGTCAGAGCACCGTCAGCATGCTGGCGACCAGCGGGTGGCGGACGATGTCCTTCTCGGTCAGGCGGGCGACCGCGATTCCCTCCACCGCCTCCAGCCGGCGGGCGATGTCGGCCAGCCCGGACAGGTTGTCCAGCAGGTCGGTCTGGTCGGGGTCCCCGGTCAGCACCATGGTGGAATGCCAGCCCAGCCGGGTCAGCAGCATCTTGATCTGGGCATAGGTGCAGTTCTGCGCCTCGTCGATCACCACGAAGGCGTTGTTCAGGGTGCGGCCACGCATGAAGCCCACCGGCGCGATCTCGATCGTGCCGTCGGCCATCATCATCCGCAACCGTTTGGAGCCGAGCCGGTCGGTCAGCGCGTCGTAGAGTGGGCGCAGGAAAGGCGCCATCTTCTCATGCATGTCGCCCGGCAGATAGCCGATGCTCTCGCCGGCCTCGATTGCCGGACGGGACAGCACGATGCGGTCGACGCTGCCGGATTCAAGCGCCTCCACCGCCGAGGAGATGGCGATGTAGGTCTTGCCGGTTCCGGCCGGCCCCAGCGCCACCACCAGATTGTGCGTCTTGATGGCGTCCATCAGCAGCTTCTGGTTGGGGTTCTGTGGTTTGATCTTGCGGAGATAGCTCTGGTCACGGCGGTCGTCGCTCCCACCGAGCGGATCCCAGCCGGTGCCGGCGGGGCTGCTCATGCCGGGGAAAAGCGGGTGGACGGTGGAGTCGTCCGCCGCGGCGATGCCTTTGCTGGAACGCTTGGCCATGTCGCATCTCCTCGAATGGTGGGGGTGGCGCCGGGTCAGGTCACGATGGGTTCGTCGATCGGGACTCCGGGCACAAAAAAACCTCCCGCAGGGGGGAGGCTCGACCGGATGCAGGAATGCGCGATGAAGAGTGCTTCGCCCTGTGCTGCTGCCGGGCATCGTGCCCGAGCCGGACATGCCGGCGCGGGCCGACGGCGGAGGTGCTCTGTAAGCGAAACAAGGTGCAAGAGAACCTCGTCGTCGTTGGAAGCCACGCAACCTGACTGTACCGGTCTTAACGCACCGCGTCAGGCAAAATTGCGGCTGACGCGAAATATTCATACTAGATGTGGTGTGGGTGCCGCAGGAAAGCCGGACGGGACGGGATTGGTAACTCTTTCCGCAGAGCTGCATCGGCCGCCGGATGGCCTTCCGGCCGATGCGGCCGAAAGGCTTTGCCGCAGCCGGACGGTTTCATTAGACTGTGCGGCCACGGGGGAAATCGAACGATATTCCGCAACCCTGGCCTGTCCGCGCAGGTGGATGGCCGCGACCCCAGGTCGTCGCGTTCGGCGGCCGCCGGGTGCGTGGGGATCTGCCCGTCGCCGGGCGATGGCGCGGCGTTCGGGTGCGGCAGTCGATTGTCACCCGTGGGGGCGGGGAAACTCTTGAATCCGACCGCTGCGGACGGCTAGAAGGCGCGGATTGGCTGGCTCGATGCCGGTGCCGTGCGCGATGGCGGTCGGCTCCGGACCGGACGCAGGGCGGAACCAGACGCATGGCGGACCGGATGCACGGCACGGGACGGCAGGAACGAACGGGAAGGCTACGGTGAGCAGCGCCAGTCAGGTCGCCGAACGGGATGTGCCGTTCCAGTTGCGTGGCAACTCCTTCACCATGATGGTGCTGAAGGTCTTTGCTCCGACATCGCCGAATTTCTTCACCCAGCTGAACGTGAAGGTGCGCCAGGCGCCGAACTTCTTCCATAACGCGCCGGTCGTGCTGGATTTCGACGACCTGCCGGAGTCCATCGTCTTCGACCTGGCCGCCTTCGTGGCGCAGGTCCAGGCGCTGAACCTGCTGCCGGTCGGCTTCCAGGGTGGGCCGCAGCCGGTGCGCGAGGCGGCGATGAATGTCGGCCTGACGCCGATGCCGGCCGGCCGCGCCGCCAAGCTGGAAGAGGTGGTGAAGGCGCCCGATCCCCGCCAGCATGACCAGCAGGCGCCGGTCGCCGCGCCGCAGGTGCTGATCGAGGTCGTCCACCGCCCCACCGTGGTGGTGACCGAACCGGTGCGCTCCGGCATGCGGGTGTATGCCGAGAAGACCGACCTGATCGTCACCAGTTCCGTCTCGCCGGGGGCGGAGCTGCTGGCCGACGGCAACATCCATGTCTATGGCGCGCTGCGCGGCCGGGCGCTGGCCGGTTTCTCCGGCGACACCAACGCCCGCATCTTCTGCCACAGCCTGGAGGCGGAGGTGCTATCGGTCGCAGGCAATTATCGCGTCAGCGAAGATATCGGCAGTGACTTTTATAAGAAAGCCGTGCAGGTTTTCCTGCGCGACGGCGTTCTGAGCATGGACCTTCTGAAGAGCGGCTGAGACGCTGGAGGACAGGTTCTTTTCCGAAGGGTGAAATCTTCGGATCGTCTATGGTATCGGTGACGGCAACTTTGGGATTATGGGAGAGGCTCCGTTGAGCAAGATCATCGTCATGACCTCCGGCAAGGGCGGTGTCGGCAAGACGACCTCGTCCGCGGCCTTCGCGACCGGACTGGCGCTTCGCGGCTTCAAGACGGTCGTCATCGACTTCGACGTTGGCCTGCGCAACCTGGATCTGGTGATGGGTTGCGAACGCCGGGTGGTCTTCGACTTCATCAACGTCATCAATGGCGAGGCGAAGCTCAACCAGGCGCTGATCAAGGACAAGCGGATCGAGAATCTCTACATCCTCCCGACCTCGCAGACGCGCGACAAGGACGCGCTGACCCGCGAAGGGGTGGAAAAGGTCCTGAACGAGCTGTCGAAGGACTTCGACTACATCCTGTGCGACAGCCCGGCGGGTATCGAGCGCGGCGCCCTGATGTCGCTCTATTTCGCCGATCACGCGATCATCGTCACCAACCCCGAAGTCTCGTCGGTGCGCGACAGCGACCGCATCCTGGGCGTGCTGAACTCGCGCTCCCGCCGGGCGGAGCAGGGGCTGGAGCCGGTGACCCAGCAGCTGCTGCTGACCCGCTACGACCCCGAGCGCGTCGAGAAGGGCGAGATGCTGAAGGTCGATGACGTTCTGGAGATCCTGGCGATTCCGCTGCTCGGCGTCATTCCGGAAAGCCAGGCGGTGCTGCGCGCCTCCAACGTCGGCATGCCGGTGATCCTGGACGAGGTCTCGAACGCCGGCCTGGCCTATTCGGACGCGGTCGGCCGCTTCCTGGGTGAGGACATCGAGCATCGTTTCGTCACCCCCCAGAAGAAGGGCCTGTTCAGCCGGCTCCTGCGGAGGAGCGCATGAGCATCTTCAACTTCTTCCGCGCGGCGCCGCGCGCGTCGGCGGTCCAGGCCAAGGAGCGGTTGCAGATCGTCATGGCGCACGAGCGCGCCGGGCGCAGCGGCCCCGACTATCTGCCGATGCTCCAGCAGGAGCTGCTGGCGGTCATCGCCAAATACGTGAACATCGACGAGAACAAGGTCGAGGTGAAGCTCGACCGCGGCGGCGACTGTTCGACGCTGGAGGTCAACATCGAGCTGCCGGCCCGCGAACAGGCCAAGGCCGCTGCGGCCAAGGCGGCGGAGAAGCCGGCCGGCAACGACGATGCGGCGGCCAAGCGCCCGATCAGCGGCAATGCCGGAGCGAAGAAGCGCATTTGAGCGGGCGCGCGGCTGCTGTCGCGGTCATCCGAACTGCCAGCCTCCCTCCGGTGCGGCCGCGCCGGGGGGATTTTGCGTTTTGGGCGCCATCCGCGCGGTCCGCAAACGGCTTCGGCATCGGACATAGGCCGCCCCTGATCATCCGTCCGGGTTTACGGGCGCGCGGCGACGGGGTATCAACAGAGATACGCCGCACGAAAGGCCATTGGCTCCAAAGGCCTGCCTATGACCGGTCGAGCGATCGGGGTTGGCGGCGGCGGACCGACCACGGGACAAGAGGGTGCCGATGTTCCTCGATTGCTCGTCGCTGATCGCCGAGAACCCGCCGCGGCCATCGAACGGAATTGCGGTCACGGACATCGACGGCGACGGAGCCTTCGAACTGGTCGTGGCCGGCTACCGCACCGCCAACCTCGTCCTGAAATGGGTGGACGGCCGGCTGGTCGACATCGCCGGACCGCTGCTCGCCGATGCCGCCGGTCCCGCCCTGGGGCTTGCCGCCGCCGATATCGACGGTGACGGGCGGGAAGAATTGTATGTGGTCAACTGCGACCGCACCACCGGTGTCAAGGACATGGCCGACCGGCTGTTCGCCTGCTTCGGCAAGCATTGGCTCGACCTGTTCGCCCAGGCGGAGAATGCCGGTGCCGCCAACCACACCGCGGCCGGCGCGGTCGCGGCGATGGACCGTTGGGGGCATGGCCGCTACGGCTTCCTGGTGGCGACGGATGGCGGGCCCTTGCGCCTGTACGAGCTGACCCGCCGCGGCCGGCTGGAGGATGGGGCGGAGGAGGCCGGGCTGGACTCGATCG is a window encoding:
- a CDS encoding ATPase → MPNLLAKGRLARWSGVAGASLATLTTMAGTVLAAAAEHAPDAAHGGEHASGGLPQLNPANFPTQIFWLALTFGVLYYLMSKKALPRVAEVLEARQERISRDLAKAAQLKEEAEAILAQVEKSLAGARAEAQGVIAQASADIEANNQARQAQLNADIAERLRNAEASIAEAKDQALANIRAESTGIVRDIAGRLAGVEVDQAQADAAVAAVLEERRG
- a CDS encoding ATP synthase subunit C family protein, coding for MDPQAAKFIGAGLAVIALAGVGLGIGNIFSTLIGSIARNPAVQPKVFPIGILGFALTEAVALFALLIAFLILFA
- a CDS encoding F0F1 ATP synthase subunit A, coding for MDPLHQFQINPLFQIVLGGYDVSFTNSAFFMVVAVAAIYALLVMGMANKSMVPGRLQSLAEMFYEFVANLVRDNAGHDAKPYFPFVFSIFMFVLFANMIGMIPYTFTFTSHIIVTFALAATVFVFVTVLALLKHGLHFFSFFMPHGAPIALAPILIPIEVISYVMRPVSLSIRLFANMMAGHTMLKVFAGFTVMMISGLGALGFVTGLVPLAINVALTGFEFLVAFLQAYVFSILTCLYIRDALELH
- a CDS encoding AtpZ/AtpI family protein — its product is MDNRTPPDPLDDLEARLRKAREGQRGWSGGPGSKYHRPPQGPLATAWRIGTELVAAMIVGVGGGLLLDRWLGTAPWGLIVMFFLGAAAGVLNVYRAVTGFGIAAGYRRPTGDDNERQDGDAH
- a CDS encoding SCO family protein, with translation MKARLIRIAAASVLAIAVSAGIAWWQVRNAATTVESGAKTAVPIGGPFTLTDNRGRSVTDADFRGKYMLIYFGYTYCPDVCPTELGVMTQALDQLGPKAERVQPVFITVDPDRDTVAHMNDYVGLFHPRLVGLTGTAEQVREAARAYRVYYAKAPQKDGKPEDYLMDHSSFIYLMGPDGKFVGVYPGGTAADKIVQDLSGRIAG
- a CDS encoding bacteriohemerythrin; the encoded protein is MTVAVFERFSIRGKIALILAAAGVGLVLIAAVSLLGLRAEMMADRRDKTRNVVEIAHSLITHFEARERAGALSRAEAQAGAKAALKDLRHDGDEYFFVTDLSPRMVMHPIKPELDGTDVSRNADPNGKLLFQEFVRVVKADGAGFVDYLWPKPGSAEPVAKLSYVKGFAPWGWLVGSGIYIDDVDEAFRLAAWRLAGTGLLITLAAGLLALLVSRAIVRPLAGLGRVMQDLAGGNSAVAVPGLGRGDEIGAMARTVEVFRVQQIDLARHWDRQKIEHRVSGQRTQALKRLTDRFDATIAETIRSVGTAVGTLETTARALSATADRNRREATSVAGASQQASSSVQTVASAAEQLTGSIAAIGQQVVTSSAISTQAVEASHKAGERIDGLGHAAQKIGEVADLIAGIAGQTNLLALNATIEAARAGEMGKGFAVVAGEVKTLANQTAKATEEIARHIAEVQDATRAAVAAIREIGTIVARSDEIGTTIAAAVQQQGAATGEIARSAGEAAEGTRQVSTSIDAVSDAALDTERSAGALLDAAGGLSRQAEGLRGMVDAFLVNVEAINAAPLAALHDTPAEGSETFMPWTDSLTVGEEGIDTDHMILIALMNEAATLARRAKDSPGGRRPLGEAVGRLLAYTDLHFEQEERLMDQCGFPDAKAHKAQHEALRTRAGDLRRRLDAGDSVADELLALTREWLFEHIQQADKRIGEHLAATRRMAGGTAEPSATRRAA
- a CDS encoding PhoH family protein, coding for MAKRSSKGIAAADDSTVHPLFPGMSSPAGTGWDPLGGSDDRRDQSYLRKIKPQNPNQKLLMDAIKTHNLVVALGPAGTGKTYIAISSAVEALESGSVDRIVLSRPAIEAGESIGYLPGDMHEKMAPFLRPLYDALTDRLGSKRLRMMMADGTIEIAPVGFMRGRTLNNAFVVIDEAQNCTYAQIKMLLTRLGWHSTMVLTGDPDQTDLLDNLSGLADIARRLEAVEGIAVARLTEKDIVRHPLVASMLTVL
- the minC gene encoding septum site-determining protein MinC; translation: MSSASQVAERDVPFQLRGNSFTMMVLKVFAPTSPNFFTQLNVKVRQAPNFFHNAPVVLDFDDLPESIVFDLAAFVAQVQALNLLPVGFQGGPQPVREAAMNVGLTPMPAGRAAKLEEVVKAPDPRQHDQQAPVAAPQVLIEVVHRPTVVVTEPVRSGMRVYAEKTDLIVTSSVSPGAELLADGNIHVYGALRGRALAGFSGDTNARIFCHSLEAEVLSVAGNYRVSEDIGSDFYKKAVQVFLRDGVLSMDLLKSG
- the minD gene encoding septum site-determining protein MinD, with the protein product MSKIIVMTSGKGGVGKTTSSAAFATGLALRGFKTVVIDFDVGLRNLDLVMGCERRVVFDFINVINGEAKLNQALIKDKRIENLYILPTSQTRDKDALTREGVEKVLNELSKDFDYILCDSPAGIERGALMSLYFADHAIIVTNPEVSSVRDSDRILGVLNSRSRRAEQGLEPVTQQLLLTRYDPERVEKGEMLKVDDVLEILAIPLLGVIPESQAVLRASNVGMPVILDEVSNAGLAYSDAVGRFLGEDIEHRFVTPQKKGLFSRLLRRSA